The Apium graveolens cultivar Ventura chromosome 10, ASM990537v1, whole genome shotgun sequence nucleotide sequence GTTTTTCTATTTTTGTCCAGAAACAAGTGCCAAATTGGCATAGGGTTGAAACTGAGCAGCCTCATGAAGTTTTCCATAATGAAAGCACTGAGGCCCAACAGGCCCAGGGGGAAGGTCCTTCTAATTCCAGGCCAAATAGAGCTAAAAGGTCTGCACAAGGTCCGGAAAGAAGTCCTATGGGACAGACAGAGGGCAGGGGTTTTACTACTTTGAAAGGTTTGAAGGCTTCAAAGAGAGTTAAAAAAACACAAGTTCAGGCAGAACAAAGTGCCAAGAAGAAGCCCTGGAAGCCTTGAATTACAACTACTATTTATTTTGCTACTACTTTTGTCCAACTACTTTTGAAGTCTCATTAAACTAGTTAAAACGGTTGTAACCATATTTATTTTGGAACTATTCAGTTGGTTGTAACCATAGCAAGTTGTGATGAACTACAATTATTATGTTAATTGGATGTTGGCAAGTATTGCCCTAGTATTTTGCTGATGCATCATATGTAATGACAGTGTTACTTTAACTTGCTTGCAATGAATGATTTTGGCAAATATTTGGTATTCATTCCACTGCATAATTGGCATCAAATGTAATTACATTTTGCAAAACACTACTTCATAAAATACAAGACATAATCATAAAAACCAACTTCATAAAATACAATACAACTAACTTTTTAACATTGCAAATTTTATTCTAGCATGCCCAGGTCCACATGACCATTCTAGTTCAACCACAATAAAGCAATACAGAATAGTAGAAACCAACAAAAATATTTCCATTTCTTTGCTTCTTTCTTCCATTTTGCTGCATCATCAACAAGTTTAGCCCTCTCCAAATCAAagcttccttcttcttcttcattgtTACGAACTCTTCTTAATAAACCATTAATCACAACTTGGCTTCGATTATAAAAGGGGGCATCAATCCACTTGAAGTACCCGCATCCATTACACCCATCAACACAACCCAAAAATCTTCTTCTCGCATTCAATTGAGTCCAAGCACACCTCTCTGCCACCCATTTTCCACAAGAACACATCGGAGCCATGTTTTGATGTTCAAAAGTTAGGTTGTTTATGCTCAAATGTAAGCAGAAGGAGATTATATACACAAATCATACACAGTTAGCCGTTATAAATATTATCTGTCAAAAATACCCCTTCAGCCGTTACACTTTAACTGTGAAACTAAAGGAAGGGACGCGGAGCCCCCAAAACGCTCAATAATTGTGCATTTAGCCATCAAAATGGCACAATTATTGATTTAGCCATCTTCGTGCAAAATAATTATAGTACAGGCCAACAAACTGCAAAAAAGTCTTAAAATAATAAGACGACCTAGTGAATAGTATATAGCCGCGAAATTCTTCAGCTCGTAAAGATGAGATGCTATATGAGACAGGGAGACCTATTAAATTCTTTTTTCTCTCCACTCTCAAACTCTAGACCCTCCGAAGTACATATATATCCCTTAGGGCTTGCTCCCCAGTTTTATTAGGAAGTAAATTACTTTGATCCCATTTTAGGAGTGAAAGTTTTGAAGTGAAAAATTATCAAACTTGCATTCATTAACATTTGATTTCACTCCTTTTAAAAACTCAAGAGCACGATTACAGAGGGAAGTGAAAATACTTTATTTACCCTTCACTTACGTTTCTTCCTTTTAAAAATTCGGGAGCAAATGATTAAACATTTTATTTTCCTTTTGTTTAGCTAACTTAGTCATCTAAATGATAGCTCCTGAACTGCCACGTTTTTCTAATtgaatttcttttcttttataaATGACTATATAATGTACTAATTAATTTAAAAGAACTAATATCATTATTTATTTTGTTCTAAAAGAATGTTTATAAATGCTTTTTTGTCGTATATGTTACAATTTAGGTATGTCAAATGAGATATAtgtattttaaaatatgttataGTGTTGACCGTGTTGATATAGGTCGGACATAGTTGTTTTCTAGTATAGGGATTAATATAGCATTATTTTAATCGTTATCAACTTTTATTCATAAATGATTTCAACATTTTTTCATATACGGTTTcgataataatattatttatttttagtcCCGGGCCTTTTATCTGATATGATAACTTAGAGATACATCGAAATTAACTGGGTTCGTAACTTCTCCTGACACACACACGTCTTGGAAGTTTGGATGATCAATAGTTTTTCTGACGACTCATGTCAAATTTCATGTATGTCAAATTCATAAAACAACTCATCTTTGTTTAAGTTAGTAAATTTTGATACGTATTAATTATTGAATTGATCATTATAAAAAATATCAAACacattttattattttcaaacaTTTCGTCTTATTGATCAGATGTCTTCATCAAACTCATAATTTAAATTGACTAAATTTACGTACTGAATCGGTTCACAAAACCAAATGAcgaatatttttcaaaaaaattggtCAAATTCCAAATTCAAATTAATATGAATTTGTCAagtattattttttaaaaattgtgtCAAATTATGATTTCGAATTCAACTGAAGTAAGTGACACGCGCGTGCGCACACAAACATATATGCGATTCTATTTTcagtaaattttaaaaaatataggAATTTATAGATTTTAATGCATctgaaaaagattttaaaatatatttttagacattaaaattattattaagtAAGTTGATGATTTGTTAATTTATTATATTTGAACTTATATTTAAATGCAAGTACGTATAAATATTTATCATCATTCGTAATATTCTTCTAAGATTTCTacaacatttttcattaaaaattttaaaatcaacttatcatcataatattctcctaaaactTCTTTGTTCTCTTTAAACTAACTTACCATCTTGATATTCTCCtaaaattcttttttttttaatatcATTTCTTCTAAATTAACTtactatattatatttttctaaatattttcctaaattatttataaacatgttttctcaatattttttaaaatcattatatCATTATATTATTAGTATACTTATATAAAGGAGAAGACGATAGTGGTGAGGTGTCGCCTCTCATTTcgttttttttttgtaattttctcaaatttttatattattaaatagaaaaaatataattattattgactaataaataatacaaaTTTATGATATTAGATTTGTGAATAATAAGAGAGCAGCTTACTGGAGTAAATATGTTTAACAAAAAAACTACTTTTTAAACTTCttgatttatttattattcataatttcagAATGACCAATATTAGATAAGAAATacaaaaaagaaataaaaatgaaatattaTATTTGGAGACCGTTGCGAAGGCGGTTTATTAAAGTACTCCATCTGTCACATTCATTTTTATACACTTTCATTTTTTGGATGTCCCACTCAATTGTATACATTCCAAATCTTACCCAAAATAGTaaagttttaaaatataaaaattaacacTACCCATTTACATCCACTCATTTCTTCTGCTACACCCCCTATATACATTAATTTTGATTGGACCACCACTTTACCTACTATTCTTACTTTTTCTCACTAAATTACATATATTCTTAACCTCCTACCCAAACGATTTGTATACAAATcaatgggacggagggagtagtttCTAATTTAAcgaaaataaaatatttcaatAATATCGTACTTGTAAATATACGAGATTTGCACGATTTTATTGAAATgatgaatttttaaaatatattttgcaaaataacatattttacaatatatttaatttatagaATATAGATGGAGTCTATTTAATTTACGAAATATAAATGGAATCTGGACTCCAAAAAAAAAGGCGAACTCCTTTGCTTATCATAAGTTAATCTTGAATTAATCCATTCCAATGCTAGAGAACAATGATTTTGAGGAGCTAAAACAAAAACCGCCATTTTATCTATCCTCTTCTTTTCTgtataaattataattatctGCAATAATCCTTCACATATCTCCCCCAAAATTCCCACTCATTTCTCTCCCAAGCCCAGAATCTCTACGCATCCCAATCAAATACTTTTACATATAATCCCCGCATATATAAATCAATATAATCCCCAAATATCTTGACTTTTAATCATCATTTCATTCATTTCATTTCCTCTCTCTCAAATCTTGAAAAATGAAAATCCACCCATCACCCAAGAAACGAAACCTCACATTGCGTTACAACCTCCCCTCAAATTTATCAATCAAGAAGCTTCGTAGACTCCCTCACATCTTCCAGAAAGTTCTGGAACTTCCTTTCCACTCAGACGCTGATGTTTCGGTTCAAGAGACCTCGGAGTCTCTGCGTTTCATTGTTATTACTGATGACGATTTTGGGCAGGATGTTAGAGCACAGACGGTGGAGATTTTTCCGGGTGTTACTAAGATTGTTGTTAGAAGGAGCAGTTATGTTGATTTGTCGGAATTTGGGTTTGATGGTATGGGACTTGATGTTTGGAGGTTTCGATTGCCCGAGGATACCAAACCGGAACTTGCTACTGCGGTTTATAGTGATGGGGAGTTAGTTGTGATTGTTCCGAAAGGGGAGGAATTGGAGAGGGGTGATCAGGAAGAGAGGTGGGGTGATAGGAATGGAAGGCTTCTTCTTGTACAATAATGGTTGTGTTTCTGTTTACCATGTTTTGTTTAGGTTTATTAATTGAGGTTGAATTAtagccctcaaatgaatatgtTGCCTAAATAACGATTAAGTAGAAGAAATCATGCTTTGCTATATACGGCTTTCTATATTTTGTGCTTGAATTTGCCTATGTTTTATTACCCTTTTTGCGTTGTCAAAGTTAGGGTCTTTACTTATGAGCGAGATATAGTTCATTAGTTTGTGTAGGTTTTAAATTGAGGTTGGGTTATAGCCCTTGAGTGAATATGTTGCCTAAATTACGATGAAATAGAAGAAATCATGCTTTGCAGTATACATCTTTCTATGTTTGTGTTTGAATGTGGCTATGTTTTATT carries:
- the LOC141693989 gene encoding uncharacterized protein LOC141693989, which translates into the protein MKIHPSPKKRNLTLRYNLPSNLSIKKLRRLPHIFQKVLELPFHSDADVSVQETSESLRFIVITDDDFGQDVRAQTVEIFPGVTKIVVRRSSYVDLSEFGFDGMGLDVWRFRLPEDTKPELATAVYSDGELVVIVPKGEELERGDQEERWGDRNGRLLLVQ